The DNA window GGCCGCTAGGCCTGAGCCTCGAGACCACCGCAGCCGACGTACCGGCTCGGGCACGACGTTGCGGTGGTCTCGAGGCTCGGCGCCGGGGCGCCTCGCACCTCGACCGACGTGGGGTCAGTCGACGTCCGGCGGCACCAGGTAGCGGTAGCGGTGGTGGGTGCGGAACCCCAGCCCGGCGTACAGCGCCAGGGCCGGCTCGTTGGCGGCCAGCACCTGCAGGAAGACTGTGGTCGCCCCCCGCTCGGCGCCCCACTCCACGAGCGCGTCGACGACGGCCAGTCCCAGGCCCCGGCGGCGATGGGTGGGAGCGACGACCAGGCCGCCGAGCCCGACCCAGTCGTCGTGGAAGCCGGCGTAGCCGGTGGCGTGCTCGCCGACCCGCACGCGCACCCAGTCGTCGTGCTCGTCGTACGTCGTCCCGGGGGCTGACCGGCCGCGCAGCGCCCGCGCGACCTGGGCCACCCCGGCGACCTGGAAGAGCGTGTCGGACTCCGTGCTCTCGGGCACCCAGCCCAGGTCGGTGAGCCGCCGGTCCTCCGGGGACCCGGTGAGCACGGCGGCGATCGGCCTCTCGTAGTGGGCCACGACCCGGTCCACGTCGTCGGCGAGCCCGGACGGCCCGAAGGCCAGCACGGAGTGGGCGCGCCGGGCCGTCGCGGTCGCCGAGTCGCGCAGCACCCACTCACCCACCGCGCCGGTGACGAGGTCGGGGAACAGGGCGAAGCCGTGCACCTGCGCGTCACGCGCCGGCACCCGGTCGCGCACCGATGCTCGCGGCGGCACCGGCTTGCCCGACACGACGTCGGCGAGCGGGATCGCCACCGCGTCACCCGACTCCGGACGCACGACGATCACCCCGCCGGCGTACGTCTCGCAGACGCCCAGCAGGTCGGTCAGGGCCGGTCCGCCGGTCGGCCCGGTCTCCCCGCGGACCAGGCGGCGTACGACGACCCGCTGACCCACGACGTGCGGGCCGAGCGAGTGGCTGCCCACAGAGTGGGGTTCCCGTGCCTCGGCCACCCCTCACACACTAGGCT is part of the Nocardioides plantarum genome and encodes:
- a CDS encoding GNAT family N-acetyltransferase; translated protein: MAEAREPHSVGSHSLGPHVVGQRVVVRRLVRGETGPTGGPALTDLLGVCETYAGGVIVVRPESGDAVAIPLADVVSGKPVPPRASVRDRVPARDAQVHGFALFPDLVTGAVGEWVLRDSATATARRAHSVLAFGPSGLADDVDRVVAHYERPIAAVLTGSPEDRRLTDLGWVPESTESDTLFQVAGVAQVARALRGRSAPGTTYDEHDDWVRVRVGEHATGYAGFHDDWVGLGGLVVAPTHRRRGLGLAVVDALVEWGAERGATTVFLQVLAANEPALALYAGLGFRTHHRYRYLVPPDVD